Genomic DNA from alpha proteobacterium U9-1i:
GCGCAAGGAAGACAAAAAGGCCGACAAAAAGCGCCAGCAAGCCGAACCGAAGCCCGAGAAGACAAAAGGAAAAGAGCGCGCCTAAGGCCGCGCTAGCGCCGGCAAGATCACGCGCTCAACGTCGTCCTGCGTTAGCGGCCCGCGGTGCACGGCGCGGATAGCGCCATCGGGGCCAATCACGAAGGTCTCCGGCACGCCCGCCATGCCAAGCTCCAACCCGAAACGTCCCTCCGGATCGAGGGCCGTCGCCGCGAACGGATTGCCGAGGTCGGTCAGAAACCCCTGCGCGTCGTCCGCCTCGTCCTTGTAAGCCACGCCGACGATGGTCACTCCGCTCTCGGCCAGTTGCGAAAGCACCGGATGCTCGGCACGACACGGCGTACACCAAGAGGCGAAAAGATTGATCACGTGCGCACGCCCGGCGAAATCGGCGCTCGTCACCGGC
This window encodes:
- a CDS encoding cytochrome c-type biogenesis protein CcmG/DsbE codes for the protein MSRWGQWLPLAVLGLIVVLSAFVLLRGGERQTVSEGRIGRPQPAYELQRLGGGAPVTSADFAGRAHVINLFASWCTPCRAEHPVLSQLAESGVTIVGVAYKDEADDAQGFLTDLGNPFAATALDPEGRFGLELGMAGVPETFVIGPDGAIRAVHRGPLTQDDVERVILPALARP